In Tiliqua scincoides isolate rTilSci1 chromosome 1, rTilSci1.hap2, whole genome shotgun sequence, the following are encoded in one genomic region:
- the LOC136644248 gene encoding olfactory receptor 9G4-like — protein MEMDGNHTLVTNFVLVGFTADPSLRMVLFVLFLASYTLTLTGNIGLMALIYLDSRLHTPMYFFVGSLSFLDVWYSSVYTPRIMSDCVSKNNVMSLSGCAAQFFFSAGFAYSECFLLAAMAYDRYVAICNPLLYATAMPKKLCILLVVGSYVAGFANAIVHTGNTFRLHFCGNNVINHFFCDAPPLVKMACDDTWVYELIVASIIGCNVMATTVLILGSYIGIVAAIMRIHSTTGRHKAFSTCSSHLISVSLFYGSILLMYSRPSSMHTPDWDKANALFYTVVNPLVNPMIYSLRNKDVKAAFQKVLGRFIRLK, from the coding sequence ATGGAAATGGATGGCAACCACACGCTAGTAACCAATTTTGTCTTGGTGGGATTCACAGCTGATCCATCCCTCCGTATGGTCTTGTTTGTGCTGTTCCTGGCTTCCTACACTCTAACACTGACCGGAAACATCGGCCTCATGGCACTGATCTACCTGGATTCCCGCTTGCACACACCCATGTACTTTTTTGTGGGAAGCCTTTCCTTCCTGGATGTCTGGTATTCCTCAGTCTACACTCCACGGATCATGTCCGACTGTGTATCCAAGAACAACGTCATGTCCCTTTCTGGCTGTGCAGCCCAGTTCTTCTTCTCCGCTGGCTTTGCCTACAGCGAGTGCTTCCTGCTGGCTGccatggcctatgatcgctatgtggccatctgcaacccacTACTCTATGCCACTGCCATGCCCAAGAAGCTCTGCATTCTGCTGGTTGTTGGATCTTACGTTGCCGGCTTTGCCAATGCCATTGTGCACACAGGCAACACATTCAGATTACATTTCTGTGGGAACAATGTTATTAACCACTTCTTTTGTGATGCGCCACCACTTGTGAAAATGGCCTGTGATGACACCTGGGTCTATGAACTCATTGTGGCCTCTATCATTGGTTGCAATGTCATGGCAACCACTGTTCTCATCTTGGGCTCCTACATAGGCATTGTGGCAGCCATCATGCGCATCCACTCAACCACTGGGAGACATAAGGCTTTCTCCACTTGTTCTTCCCACCtcatctctgtctccctcttctatGGTTCCATCCTCTTGATGTATTCCAGACCCAGCTCCATGCACACACCAGACTGGGACAAAGCAAATGCTTTGTTCTACACAGTTGTCAATCCTCTTGTCAACCCCATGATTTACAGCTTGCGCAACAAAGATGTGAAGGCAGCTTTCCAGAAAGTCCTGGGGAGATTCATAAGACTCAAGTGA